The genome window GCGCCGCGTGAACCCGGTGATTGCGGGCGAGGATGCGGGTTACGTTACTTTTGACCATCCCGGTGGAGTAAGAGCCCTCTTTGACGCCAACCGCAGTCTGGATCACGCTGCCGATAACACCCGCCGCACCATGGGCGAGGCGTTGATTGAAGGAACCGAAGGGGCGCTTACGCTCTATGGTGACGGATCAATCTGGGTCCGCCCTTTCGGCGCGCTAGAGGCTGAAGAAATTTCGCCCCCCGACCAGCATGAGGGATTCGGCGGGGATTGCACAAAAGCCCTGCAAGAACATGTTGTATCGGCGCTGCTGAACGGCACCGCACTAGAAAATGAGGCCCGCGATTATCTGCGTGTGATCGAGATTGAGCATGCAATCTATCGCTCTGCCGACGAAGGCCGCAAATTGGAGGTCTAGGCTTGCCGCATCTCAGGCGATACGCCTGCCCAGCGTATCGCTTTGCTCAAAACCGCGACAGGTTGTTCTGTTCTAGCAATGAGATCAACAATGCTTTCGCCTTCACCCGATGCTCATGGTGCAGGTCGCGGGCACGCTCAGGCTCCGCGTTGCGGATCGCATCATAAAGCGCGCGGTGGTTTTCGTTCGAGGCGTGGGGCAGCGGGCGCATATAGAGGGTCAGCAACCGCACGCGATGCACCTGCGTGCTGTACATCGCAATCACCTCCTCCAGACGTCGACTCCCCGACAGGGACACCAACCCCTGATGGAAACGATCATCCGCCGCCGCCCATTCTTTGCGGTCTTCTTGCAGCAGAGCGCTTTCCATTTGCGTTAGGCTCTCATCCAACCCACGCAGGTCCTTTTCTGGATAAGCCAACTCAGCGGCCTTAAAGGCGGCCAACGGCTCAAGCTCAATCAAGATGTCATAGATTTCTACCATGTCAGCGATGGTCAGAGGCAGAACGCGGATACCATGCCGAGGCCGGATTTCGACCAAACCACGGGAGGCCAAAATTACCGCAGCTTCGCGGATCGGGGTGCGCGAAACGCTCAACATCTCCCCAAGTTCGGCTTCTAGGTAATTGGAGCCGGGCGGCAGCTCGTTGTTCGTGATCATCCCCTGAAGAATGGCCGCAACACGAGCAGCCTGCGAGACCGGTTTCTCGGCCTCTGCCGATTTGACCTTGCTCGAATTCATTCCAACCGCTCCCTCTCGTTCAGCGCCACGAGAAGATAACCCGAAACCCATTGACTATCAATGCATCAACGCATACGCAGATCAATACGTGGCGAAGTGATGCCGTGCGAATTGCAGACTGAGTGGGAGCATTACAGCGTGTTTTGTCGAACCAGAGCGGCACAACGAAAGTGCATGGTTTGTCCCTCAGCTGTGGCGTTCGTCAGAGGTGCACGCACGTTCGTGTGGGCTGCCTTCGACCAAAGTGAAATTTTAAGTCCAAGGAAAATGACATGGCTTCTGGTTTGAAAATCGCCCTTATCCGTGGGGATGGGATCGGTATTGATGTCGCAGATGCGACCATCGAAGTCGTCAATGCAGCCTGCGAAATAAGCGGCGCCCCTGCCCTTTCCTATGACGAGATCAACGCAGGCGCGGGCTACTATGCTGAAACCGGCCATGACATTGAGCCCGGTGGCGAAGAACGCGCAGGCGAGGCAGATGCCATCTTCCTAGGCGCGATCGGCCTGCCCTCGATCCGCCATGATGATGGCACAGAAATCTCACCTCACCTGCGCCTGCGCGACCGCTTTGGCCTTTACGCTGGCATTCGCCCCATCAAGGCCTACCCCAACGCGCCCCAACGGCTAGCCGATCCTCGTGCGGCGCATATCGATATGGTGATCCTGCGCGAGTCCACCGAAGGGCTGTTCTATTCCGCCGCGGCCCATAAACGCAGCGAAGTGATCGGCGATACAGAGGTGCGCGACACCCTGCGCATCACCCGCGCAACTACAGAAAAGCTTCACAACTTCGCGTTCAAACTGGCCCAGAAACGCAAAGAGCGCGGCAAGCCGGGTCGCGTGACTTGTGTCGATAAGGCCAATGTTTTCACGTCGATGGCTTTCTTCCGCAAGATCTTTGACGAGATCAAACCGAACTATCCCGACATCGAGGCAAATTATAACTACGTCGACGCCCAAGCGCTTGATCTGGTGCGGCGTCCTTGGGATTTCGATGTCATGGTAATGGAGAATATGTTCGGCGACATTCTGTCTGACTTGGGCGGTGGTTTGGTCGGCGGCATGGGCATGGCGGCCTGCGCCGAGATTGGCGATGACAACGGTCTTTTCCAGCCAGCCCACGGCAGCGCCCCCGACATTATGGGTCAGGACAAGGCCAACCCCCTTGCCGCGATCCTCAGCGGCGCTTTGATGCTGGACTACCTTGGCGAACGCTCTGGCGACAACCGCTATACTGACGCGGCAGCCCTGATTGACGCGTCAGTCGACAAAGGTTTTGCCGCCAATGCACTGCGCCCGATGGAGTTCGGCGGCGACATGGGCACCTTAGCAACAACACGCGAAGTCGTGGGCGGCCTCAAAGGGTAATCCGACGCGGCCCGCGCTGCGGATGTGCGGGCCAGCAAGCGCGTTACCCTGCAATTGTCACGATCGGCCGCGCCTGCACAGGTCTGCCTATCGCGGCTTGCGCGTCGCGCTACTGATTTGAAAGGATATCGAAATGCCCATCGTTCTTGGCGCCATTGCCGATGATTTCACCGGTGCCACAGATCTTGCCAATACGTTGGTCGGTGAAGGTATGCGGGTGGTTCAGATCATCGGGGTGCCCGGCCCCGAGGCGTCCTATGGCGATGCGGATGCGGTTGTTGTCGCGCTGAAATCACGAACGGCGCCGGTAGAGGATGCAATTGCCGAGTCCTTGGCCGCGCTGAAGTGGCTCCGGTCAGAAGGCGCTGAACAGATCCTATTCAAATACTGCTCAACATTCGATTCGACACCGAAAGGAAACATCGGGCCGGTCGCCGATGCGCTTCGCCAAGCGATGAGCTGCGAACTCACATTGATCTGCCCTGCTTTTCCTAAGAATGGCCGCACGATCTACAACGGTGTGCTCTTTGTCGGAGAGCTGCCCTTGGCGGAAAGCTCAATGAAGGATCACCCTCTAACGCCAATGCGCGATTCCAACCTTATGCGTCTTATGGAGGCGCAGTCCTCCGGCAAGGTAGGGCTCATCCCTGCCCCAATCGTTCAGCAAGGCGTGGAGGCGATCCGCGTAAGCATGGAAGCGCTGATAGCCGGAGGCCATTCATACGCCGTCATCGACGCGCTAGACGATGCCGAACTGAGGACCATCGGCCAAGCTGCGGCGGATCACAAGCTGATCACCGGCGGCTCAGGTATCGCGCTCGGCCTGCCGGACAATTTCCGGGTGCGCGGCCAAATGACCCTTAGGCAAGACATCAACTTCTCGGCCACCAACGGCCGTGCGCTGATTTTGGCGGGCAGTTGCTCGGCCGCCACGCGCGCACAGCTCGCACAGGCCAAGGCAATGTGGCCTCACGCAAAGGTGGATATCGATAGGGTCGCAGCGGGTGAGGATATGGTGACTGAATTGGCAGAATGGGCAAAAGCTCAGCCTAGCGGTAGTCCAGTGATCATCTACGGGTCGGCTGATCCAGAAGAAGTAGCAGGCATCCAGAAACGCTACGGCGTGGCCGCCTCTGGGCAGATGATGGAAGATACCCTAAGCGCCCTTGCCCTGCGTCTCGCCGAGGCGGGTTTTCACCGGCTGGTAGTCGCAGGAGGAGAAACCTCCGGCGCGGTCGTCTCGGCCCTGAATATCAAAACGCTCGAAATTGGCCCCGAGATCGCGCCAGGCGTGCCGTGGACCCAAGCATTGGACCGCCCCTTAACATTGGCGCTGAAGTCTGGGAACTTCGGGCAGCCCAGCTTTTTCGAAGATGCCTTAAAGGTGCTGCCATGAGTGATGCGAAAATCCGAGAAGACATCGTGCGCCGTGCAGCGTCGCTTTATAACCGGGGGCTCAGTTTCGGTTCCTCTGGGAACATCAGCGTGCGGGTCGACGACGGTTGGCTGATGACCCCAACCGGTTCCTCCATGGGAGACCTCGATCCAGCGCGCCTGTCATTGCTGGACACCGAAGGCCGCCACATCTCAGGCGATGCCCCCACCAAAGAAGCGTTTTTGCATATGGCCATGTATGCCAAACGGTCCGGCGCATCGGCCATCGTACATTTACACTCGACCCATTCTGTCGCCGTAAGCTGCCTGAAATGCATTAACCACAAAGATGTCCTCCCGCCTTTAACGGCTTACTACGTTATGCGTGTCGGCAAACTCCCCCTGGTGCCCTATTTCGCTCCGGGGGATATGGAATTGGCGAAGGCAGTCGGCGAAATGGCCTCGGACCACCATGCGGTTCTGTTGGCGAACCATGGGCCGGTTGTATCGGCGAAATCGCTGTCCGACGCGGTCTATGCAACCGAGGAGTTGGAGGAGACCGCAAAACTGTTTCTTGCACTCCAAGCGATGGAAACGCGGCCTCTCACAGCTGAACAGGTTGCGGATTTACAGCGGCGGTTCCCGACGCAAACCTGATGTCGCTATCGAGCAGTGCTCCAATCGCATCTTTCTCGAACCTAAGTACAATAAGCGGGGGCGCAGAGCATGCACCCCCGCAAAACCACTATTCTGCGGCGTAGAAACTTTGAACACCGTTCTTGTCGCGAATGGCGTCACGAATGACCGCCTTAATTAGCGCGATGCACATCAAGAACATAACGAAGCTGAAGGGCAACGCCCCGATCACCATCGCTGTCTTGATGGCATTGAGCCCTCCAACCAGCAGCAAGCCGCCTACGACAAGGCTGAGCGCCACGCCCCAAAAGACGATGTGGGCACGACCCTTTGGGTTTTCCTCCCCCGCCGCGTTGATCGTGTTCACGATCAAGATCGCCGAGTCTGCTGTTGTAACTAAATAGGTCAGCAACAAAACCACAACAATCGCAGCCATCCCCCATGCCAATCCATCTGCCAGGATGAGGTCGAGCATTACGAAGAGTTGGCTTTCCTGACCAGCACCTGAAATCGCATCTCCTGCTGTGGCATTTAGGGTAAGATCGATCGCTGTGCCGCCGACAATTGTGAACCAAACGAAACACATCAACGA of Sulfitobacter sp. DSM 110093 contains these proteins:
- the otnK gene encoding 3-oxo-tetronate kinase produces the protein MPIVLGAIADDFTGATDLANTLVGEGMRVVQIIGVPGPEASYGDADAVVVALKSRTAPVEDAIAESLAALKWLRSEGAEQILFKYCSTFDSTPKGNIGPVADALRQAMSCELTLICPAFPKNGRTIYNGVLFVGELPLAESSMKDHPLTPMRDSNLMRLMEAQSSGKVGLIPAPIVQQGVEAIRVSMEALIAGGHSYAVIDALDDAELRTIGQAAADHKLITGGSGIALGLPDNFRVRGQMTLRQDINFSATNGRALILAGSCSAATRAQLAQAKAMWPHAKVDIDRVAAGEDMVTELAEWAKAQPSGSPVIIYGSADPEEVAGIQKRYGVAASGQMMEDTLSALALRLAEAGFHRLVVAGGETSGAVVSALNIKTLEIGPEIAPGVPWTQALDRPLTLALKSGNFGQPSFFEDALKVLP
- a CDS encoding isocitrate/isopropylmalate family dehydrogenase, whose product is MASGLKIALIRGDGIGIDVADATIEVVNAACEISGAPALSYDEINAGAGYYAETGHDIEPGGEERAGEADAIFLGAIGLPSIRHDDGTEISPHLRLRDRFGLYAGIRPIKAYPNAPQRLADPRAAHIDMVILRESTEGLFYSAAAHKRSEVIGDTEVRDTLRITRATTEKLHNFAFKLAQKRKERGKPGRVTCVDKANVFTSMAFFRKIFDEIKPNYPDIEANYNYVDAQALDLVRRPWDFDVMVMENMFGDILSDLGGGLVGGMGMAACAEIGDDNGLFQPAHGSAPDIMGQDKANPLAAILSGALMLDYLGERSGDNRYTDAAALIDASVDKGFAANALRPMEFGGDMGTLATTREVVGGLKG
- the otnC gene encoding 3-oxo-tetronate 4-phosphate decarboxylase, with amino-acid sequence MSDAKIREDIVRRAASLYNRGLSFGSSGNISVRVDDGWLMTPTGSSMGDLDPARLSLLDTEGRHISGDAPTKEAFLHMAMYAKRSGASAIVHLHSTHSVAVSCLKCINHKDVLPPLTAYYVMRVGKLPLVPYFAPGDMELAKAVGEMASDHHAVLLANHGPVVSAKSLSDAVYATEELEETAKLFLALQAMETRPLTAEQVADLQRRFPTQT
- a CDS encoding GntR family transcriptional regulator, which translates into the protein MNSSKVKSAEAEKPVSQAARVAAILQGMITNNELPPGSNYLEAELGEMLSVSRTPIREAAVILASRGLVEIRPRHGIRVLPLTIADMVEIYDILIELEPLAAFKAAELAYPEKDLRGLDESLTQMESALLQEDRKEWAAADDRFHQGLVSLSGSRRLEEVIAMYSTQVHRVRLLTLYMRPLPHASNENHRALYDAIRNAEPERARDLHHEHRVKAKALLISLLEQNNLSRF